A region from the Carassius carassius chromosome 33, fCarCar2.1, whole genome shotgun sequence genome encodes:
- the LOC132114006 gene encoding SLIT and NTRK-like protein 4 isoform X2 codes for MLLLVLLAFSISGTFCDLDSDLRAETCSACSCMSIENVLYVNCEKITVYRPTQLQPPVSSLYHLNFQNNLLYILYPNSFVNFTHAVSLQLGNNKLQNIEGGAFVGLSALKQLHLNNNELKELRADTFRGIENLEYLQADYNLIKFIEKGAFNKLHKLKVLILNDNLIQSLPENIFRFASLTHLDIRGNRIQKLPYLGVLEHIGRIVELQLDDNPWNCTCDLLPLKAWLENMPYNIFIGEAICETPSDLYGRLLKETNKQELCPMGTGSDFDVRMPPSQPEGGLTMSNVAPSTIAPLVTKAPKTTNPSKINVNGIVAVNPAVKNGQIVSYQTRMPPLSCPHPCTCKAHPSDFGINVSCQERNIQSLADLVPKPPNAKKLHLSGNYIRDIHPTDFQGFEGLDLLHLGSNQISTVQKGVFANLTNLRRLYLNGNHLEQLHPEMFLGLSNLQYLYLEYNAIKEVLAGTFDSMPNLQLLYMNNNVLRSLPAYIFAGVSLARLNLKNNHFMTLPVSGVLDQLKSLTQIDLDGNPWECSCDLVALKLWLEKLNEGVAAKGIKCVSPVQFSNIELRELKNEIMCPKLIARPPLILTSATPVLTSLSPAGVGKAPPGGPVPLSIMILSILVVLILTVFVAFCLLVFVLRRNKKPAGRQEGLGNQECGSMPLQIRRHNHKSNKKDELGGETFISQTIEYMNKAHTCGIRDSELDFKFEDSERQKMMLRNSADKDKDSLSLDSRNRLSTIDELDEFLPRRDSIFLPNYLQNKKDFNSIGYF; via the exons ATGCTACTGCTTGTTCTGTTGGCATTTTCCATATCGGGAACATTTTGTGACTTGGATTCGGACCTCAGAGCTGAAACCTGCAGCGCATGCTCCTGCATGTCCATCGAGAACGTCCTCTATGTGAACTGTGAGAAAATAACTGTGTACAGACCTACACAGCTGCAGCCACCAGTGTCCAGCCTCTACCATTTAAATTTCCAGAACAACCTTTTGTACATCCTTTATCCCAACTCTTTTGTGAATTTCACACACGCAGTCTCACTCCAGCTGGGGAACAACAAACTCCAGAACATTGAGGGAGGGGCCTTTGTGGGGCTTAGTGCATTGAAACAGTTGCACTTAAATAACAATGAGTTAAAAGAGCTCCGTGCTGACACATTCCGAGGGATCGAGAACTTGGAATACCTCCAGGCTGACTACAATTTAATCAAGTTCATTGAGAAAGGAGCCTTCAACAAATTACATAAACTCAAGGttcttattttaaatgacaatctGATTCAAAGCCTACCTGAGAACATTTTCCGATTTGCCTCCCTTACTCACTTGGACATAAGAGGAAATAGGATACAGAAGCTTCCTTATCTTGGAGTTCTGGAGCACATCGGGCGGATAGTGGAATTGCAGTTGGATGACAACCCCTGGAATTGCACTTGTGATTTGTTGCCTTTGAAAGCCTGGTTGGAGAATATGCCCTATAACATTTTCATTGGAGAGGCTATTTGTGAGACCCCTAGTGACCTGTATGGAAGACTCTTAAAGGAGACTAATAAGCAGGAGCTGTGCCCCATGGGGACAGGCAGTGACTTTGATGTACGGATGCCCCCCTCCCAGCCTGAGGGTGGGCTAACCATGTCTAACGTGGCACCTTCAACCATTGCACCTTTAGTGACCAAAGCACCCAAAACTACCAATCCCTCCAAAATAAATGTCAATGGGATTGTCGCTGTTAACCCAGCTGTTAAAAATGGCCAAATTGTGTCCTATCAAACACGAATGCCTCCCCTCTCCTGCCCCCACCCCTGCACATGCAAAGCTCACCCTTCTGACTTTGGCATAAATGTCAGCTGCCAAgaaagaaacattcagagtctaGCAGATCTTGTCCCTAAACCACCAAATGCCAAGAAATTGCACCTTAGTGGTAATTACATCAGAGATATCCATCCCACTGACTTCCAAGGGTTTGAAGGTTTAGATTTATTACATTTGGGCAGCAATCAAATATCCACCGTCCAAAAAGGTGTTTTCGCAAATCTTACCAACCTCCGTAGGCTATACCTAAATGGAAATCATCTGGAGCAGCTGCACcctgaaatgtttcttgggcTCAGTAACCTACAATATCTCTATTTGGAGTATAATGCCATAAAGGAGGTGCTAGCAGGGACATTTGACTCTATGCCAAATTTGCAGCTCTTGTACATGAATAACAATGTGCTCAGAAGTCTGCCTGCTTACATCTTTGCAGGCGTTTCTCTTGCCAGATTGAATCTAAAGAACAACCACTTCATGACTCTGCCTGTGAGTGGCGTCCTAGACCAGCTAAAATCTCTTACTCAGATAGACCTGGATGGGAACCCTTGGGAATGCTCCTGTGATTTAGTGGCTTTGAAACTCTGGCTCGAAAAGCTGAACGAAGGGGTCGCTGCCAAAGGTATCAAGTGTGTGTCTCCAGTGCAATTCTCCAACATTGAGCTGAGAGAGCTGAAAAATGAGATCATGTGCCCTAAGCTCATAGCCAGGCCTCCTTTAATCCTGACCAGCGCCACCCCTGTCCTCACATCACTGTCACCTGCTGGAGTTGGCAAGGCACCCCCAGGTGGTCCTGTGCCCTTGTCTATTATGATATTAAGTATACTGGTAGTTCTGATCCTCACTGTCTTTGTGGCCTTCTGCCTGCTGGTCTTTGTGTTGAGACGCAACAAAAAGCCAGCTGGAAGACAGGAGGGACTTGGCAACCAGGAGTGCGGCTCCATGCCTCTCCAGATCAGGAGGCACAATCACAAATCTAACAAGAAGGATGAACTGGGTGGAGAGACCTTCATCTCGCAGACCATCGAGTACATGAACAAAGCTCACACTTGTGGAATTAGAGACTCAGAGTTGGACTTCAAATTTGAAGATTCAGAAAGACAGAAAATGATGTTACGCAACAGTGCCGACAAAGACAAGGACTCTCTATCCTTGGACTCCAGGAACAGATTAAGCACTATTGACGAGCTGGACGAGTTCTTACCGCGACGAGACAGCATATTCCTCCCCAACTACTTGCAGAACAAAAAGGATTTCAACAGTATAGGG TATTTTTAG
- the LOC132114006 gene encoding SLIT and NTRK-like protein 4 isoform X1: MLLLVLLAFSISGTFCDLDSDLRAETCSACSCMSIENVLYVNCEKITVYRPTQLQPPVSSLYHLNFQNNLLYILYPNSFVNFTHAVSLQLGNNKLQNIEGGAFVGLSALKQLHLNNNELKELRADTFRGIENLEYLQADYNLIKFIEKGAFNKLHKLKVLILNDNLIQSLPENIFRFASLTHLDIRGNRIQKLPYLGVLEHIGRIVELQLDDNPWNCTCDLLPLKAWLENMPYNIFIGEAICETPSDLYGRLLKETNKQELCPMGTGSDFDVRMPPSQPEGGLTMSNVAPSTIAPLVTKAPKTTNPSKINVNGIVAVNPAVKNGQIVSYQTRMPPLSCPHPCTCKAHPSDFGINVSCQERNIQSLADLVPKPPNAKKLHLSGNYIRDIHPTDFQGFEGLDLLHLGSNQISTVQKGVFANLTNLRRLYLNGNHLEQLHPEMFLGLSNLQYLYLEYNAIKEVLAGTFDSMPNLQLLYMNNNVLRSLPAYIFAGVSLARLNLKNNHFMTLPVSGVLDQLKSLTQIDLDGNPWECSCDLVALKLWLEKLNEGVAAKGIKCVSPVQFSNIELRELKNEIMCPKLIARPPLILTSATPVLTSLSPAGVGKAPPGGPVPLSIMILSILVVLILTVFVAFCLLVFVLRRNKKPAGRQEGLGNQECGSMPLQIRRHNHKSNKKDELGGETFISQTIEYMNKAHTCGIRDSELDFKFEDSERQKMMLRNSADKDKDSLSLDSRNRLSTIDELDEFLPRRDSIFLPNYLQNKKDFNSIGVSGFEIHFPEKPHDKKMKKSLIGGNHSKIVIEQHKSDYYELKAKMGTPDYLQVLEEQTALSKF; encoded by the coding sequence ATGCTACTGCTTGTTCTGTTGGCATTTTCCATATCGGGAACATTTTGTGACTTGGATTCGGACCTCAGAGCTGAAACCTGCAGCGCATGCTCCTGCATGTCCATCGAGAACGTCCTCTATGTGAACTGTGAGAAAATAACTGTGTACAGACCTACACAGCTGCAGCCACCAGTGTCCAGCCTCTACCATTTAAATTTCCAGAACAACCTTTTGTACATCCTTTATCCCAACTCTTTTGTGAATTTCACACACGCAGTCTCACTCCAGCTGGGGAACAACAAACTCCAGAACATTGAGGGAGGGGCCTTTGTGGGGCTTAGTGCATTGAAACAGTTGCACTTAAATAACAATGAGTTAAAAGAGCTCCGTGCTGACACATTCCGAGGGATCGAGAACTTGGAATACCTCCAGGCTGACTACAATTTAATCAAGTTCATTGAGAAAGGAGCCTTCAACAAATTACATAAACTCAAGGttcttattttaaatgacaatctGATTCAAAGCCTACCTGAGAACATTTTCCGATTTGCCTCCCTTACTCACTTGGACATAAGAGGAAATAGGATACAGAAGCTTCCTTATCTTGGAGTTCTGGAGCACATCGGGCGGATAGTGGAATTGCAGTTGGATGACAACCCCTGGAATTGCACTTGTGATTTGTTGCCTTTGAAAGCCTGGTTGGAGAATATGCCCTATAACATTTTCATTGGAGAGGCTATTTGTGAGACCCCTAGTGACCTGTATGGAAGACTCTTAAAGGAGACTAATAAGCAGGAGCTGTGCCCCATGGGGACAGGCAGTGACTTTGATGTACGGATGCCCCCCTCCCAGCCTGAGGGTGGGCTAACCATGTCTAACGTGGCACCTTCAACCATTGCACCTTTAGTGACCAAAGCACCCAAAACTACCAATCCCTCCAAAATAAATGTCAATGGGATTGTCGCTGTTAACCCAGCTGTTAAAAATGGCCAAATTGTGTCCTATCAAACACGAATGCCTCCCCTCTCCTGCCCCCACCCCTGCACATGCAAAGCTCACCCTTCTGACTTTGGCATAAATGTCAGCTGCCAAgaaagaaacattcagagtctaGCAGATCTTGTCCCTAAACCACCAAATGCCAAGAAATTGCACCTTAGTGGTAATTACATCAGAGATATCCATCCCACTGACTTCCAAGGGTTTGAAGGTTTAGATTTATTACATTTGGGCAGCAATCAAATATCCACCGTCCAAAAAGGTGTTTTCGCAAATCTTACCAACCTCCGTAGGCTATACCTAAATGGAAATCATCTGGAGCAGCTGCACcctgaaatgtttcttgggcTCAGTAACCTACAATATCTCTATTTGGAGTATAATGCCATAAAGGAGGTGCTAGCAGGGACATTTGACTCTATGCCAAATTTGCAGCTCTTGTACATGAATAACAATGTGCTCAGAAGTCTGCCTGCTTACATCTTTGCAGGCGTTTCTCTTGCCAGATTGAATCTAAAGAACAACCACTTCATGACTCTGCCTGTGAGTGGCGTCCTAGACCAGCTAAAATCTCTTACTCAGATAGACCTGGATGGGAACCCTTGGGAATGCTCCTGTGATTTAGTGGCTTTGAAACTCTGGCTCGAAAAGCTGAACGAAGGGGTCGCTGCCAAAGGTATCAAGTGTGTGTCTCCAGTGCAATTCTCCAACATTGAGCTGAGAGAGCTGAAAAATGAGATCATGTGCCCTAAGCTCATAGCCAGGCCTCCTTTAATCCTGACCAGCGCCACCCCTGTCCTCACATCACTGTCACCTGCTGGAGTTGGCAAGGCACCCCCAGGTGGTCCTGTGCCCTTGTCTATTATGATATTAAGTATACTGGTAGTTCTGATCCTCACTGTCTTTGTGGCCTTCTGCCTGCTGGTCTTTGTGTTGAGACGCAACAAAAAGCCAGCTGGAAGACAGGAGGGACTTGGCAACCAGGAGTGCGGCTCCATGCCTCTCCAGATCAGGAGGCACAATCACAAATCTAACAAGAAGGATGAACTGGGTGGAGAGACCTTCATCTCGCAGACCATCGAGTACATGAACAAAGCTCACACTTGTGGAATTAGAGACTCAGAGTTGGACTTCAAATTTGAAGATTCAGAAAGACAGAAAATGATGTTACGCAACAGTGCCGACAAAGACAAGGACTCTCTATCCTTGGACTCCAGGAACAGATTAAGCACTATTGACGAGCTGGACGAGTTCTTACCGCGACGAGACAGCATATTCCTCCCCAACTACTTGCAGAACAAAAAGGATTTCAACAGTATAGGGGTGAGTGGCTTTGAGATCCATTTCCCTgagaaaccacatgacaaaaaaatgaaaaaatcattGATAGGGGGCAACCACAGTAAGATAGTGATTGAGCAGCATAAAAGTGATTATTATGAACTAAAGGCAAAAATGGGGACCCCAGACTATCTTCAAGTACTAGAGGAACAGACAGCCCTCAGTAAATTCTAG